Part of the Plasmodium malariae genome assembly, chromosome: 9 genome is shown below.
gaacaagaagaaaaaatgtataagaTACATTGTGTTatcatgtataaatatatgtgtttagtatttatatgtatatgtatttatatgtatatgtatttatatgtatatgtatttatatgtatatgtatttatatgtatttatatgtatatgcatatatatttatgtacatacgtcattatatgaataatttgaaaaaaaaaaaaagtgcataCTTATGAAACAATactcttttaatttttccttttttaaagacgtcaaatatttattctcgCATAGGCTTATTTGAGAAGCACATATATTTCAGTTCTTGATTTCTTTTCCTAAATATGTAGTACGTCGTGTGCATCCTTATGCGtctgtatatgtacatatatatatgtatatagaaAACTAATTTATGAGGAAAAATTTAACAACGGAACATCatcatatttgtattaataaaattttgttcctttaaataataaagttgatatttaaaaaattgttatgtTTCCTTATACTAAATGtgaaaatttatgtattaatataatgcaaaaatcatatttataaaaaaaaaaaattaatttaatttaaaaaaaaaaaaaagtgaggAAATGTAACATAAATTGATAAATTATGTAGAACTTtgtttttcctatttttccAATTAtcacatatgtgtatgctagtgtatgtatatgtaagttcatatgtatgtttatatgtataagtgtatatatgcacgtacGTACGTACGTACGTCTGTACATATATGAGCAAtgcataataattaaaaaatttgttggctaatataaaagaataaaccTAAAATTATGATTAATTCAGCAACACAATTTATAGTATAGGAAACTGAGGTACTATAacaaattaaagaaaaaaaggggaataATGTAGTAAAAGTAAAGGTggaaataatatgtattcattcatttctaaaaattaaaataatttatataatggaaAAGGGGGACAAATACAAAAGAAAGggggaaaaaggaaaaaaataaaataaattacacaAAACAGggaaacatacatatatatacatatggcATGTACACGTATTTCTCAGAAATAAACATACAGTGGTACAATAAGCTCACAAAATAAATGtgttattatgaaaaaaaaaaaaaaaaaaaaaaaaatttttacatgtaaatcaatgtaaaataatgttaACCCATGGGTGGAGGATCATTTTGGTAATTCCTGTAGACATATACAACTCGTTCTTCATTTTGGTACAACGCACAAATTGCATAAAATGGCATACATTTTATACACTTGTAgtatataagtatacacatatggtacatatatgtacacgtgtatatatacgtatacatttACGTACAGCGAGCATTGCGAGCACGTGAACTAACCTTCATAGATGCAGCTTGCgttgtttaaaaataagactaagaatattactatttcttataatatagaaaagtACAACTACAAATATTACTATCCATATAATGTACCAAGTGGCTActtcattattattcatGATAAGATCTTCCTGCAAAGACAAATCAATATTggcaataattttttctctctTAGCACTTGTTGTTTTTAAACTTTTTGAAATAACTTTATCAAAATATTGTGGTAAAacgaaataattattaataagttcatatttttccttattataatgaaaatataatgtagGTAGTATCCAATTTAATATTACACCTGGATAGGTATAAGTATTTAAAACCATTTTGAATGCTTCAATTTtcattgtattttttttccccttatTTACTTGATCAAGAgttgtattaattttttccacaAGGTTAGCAGCTAAAgaattcatattttcattattataaatcaAGTCTgatatttcataatattcataAGGAATACGAGTAGTAActaaaaatttgtttacaTCTTTATTATGACCTTTATCTGTAATTACTACACATCCATTTAGCATTGCATCAATGACtgttttatttaacataCCAGCAAATTTTGAACTGATTACACATACTTTACTtctttgtaaaatattataatattctttcattttgttttttataagttTATGAGTTGTTTGTAAACCCCATACTTTCCAGTAATACAAATCTAcctcatatttataaattttatcttttaagttgttcatatttttattatatatataatccataattttttgaataaggAAATCGTTGTAATTACTTGAtgttgtattatataaatataatatatcaatatcTCTTGTAAAGCTATTAAAAAGTGATGATGGGTCTTTAAAAGTACATActggtaaaaataaatctaacAATGAATAACTTAATTCAACACTTGGATTATGTCTATTTCCTATTTTCCTTGCAAGGTCATAATAATAAGTAGGACTTATTCCTCCTCTATTATTTGgttcattttcttttacttcAAAACatttatcaaattttttaaaacagcATGGATTAACTGCATGTGGTAAGAAGGCCCACAAAGTTTTgttatcatcatcatcatcatcattataGTCATTATTGGTACCATTCATACTATTGTAATAACCACTATTCGGATCATCCTTATCTAACGTTTCCTCCTCCGTATCGTCACCAGGTGAAGAAGAAcccttttttccttcttttttttttttatgtttatttgttataatatCATTTGTGCGACTATTTGATACTTTATTCCATAAACTATTATGCAACTTCCTCCTCTCAGCTGCTGTGTCAATGCTACTTATCGGGTTATactcaaatatatttacttgattttgaaaaaatatatgaggAAACAAATTCAAATATGtgttttttacattattatccCATCCATCACTTATAAAAATTAGTGTAGTTAATTTGGgcatgttttttaaaaaaaaataatgattgTAATAATTAGAAACAAAACTACtatgaacaaaaattaaatcaaaAGGTTCACTTCCTATTTGTTTATCATAGTTATGTAATAAGGTATGTaaatttttggaaaaaaataaaggataGTGTTTAAAACCATAACCCCATATATAAGTATTCCATTTTAATTGATTTTCCATTACATcatataaattgaaaaagtaTCTATCCAATGATGTAGAAAAAGCTTTTTTtgttgataaaaataaaacacgAGGAACtcttaatatatacttaGAAGTATTCTGTATATTtgattttacatttaatggTAACAAGGGTACAAGAAATGAGTccgattttttaaaatgatgcTTAGCATTCTTATAACTATCTATGTGTTCTTTTACCATTGATTTTACATCAATATCCAAACTTTCTAACATATACTCTAAATtactataatttatataggaaaatatgcaatttttatttttatgtgatGAACAATTACATTCATGTAAATTGTCACTCTCACCACTAATCAACCCTCTTAAGACACTCgcattttccattttattctttcttaacatattactattaatagACCCACTTTCCACTGTTTCGTGCTCGTCTAATTCGTTTATATCTTCAAACATCTCtgtcttcttttctttttctgcaTCACTCATCTGTTCATATACTACATCATCTTTttcatgtataaatatattcttttcaaAACTATCAtctatgttatatttattttttatatcattttcacTGATCAAATCATCCAGAAGTTTCCTTTCATATGAATACGGGTTATACTTGTCTCTTAAAGATGAAAAGAAcgttttcaatttttcatttttctcatttaattctttattattcatattttccttacttttttttattaaattttgcaACTCGTTTATCAAATCCCTCTcctttttgttatattctaataatatTGATTCTTTTGATTTTGTAGAACCATCTGTCACACTTTTATCTAATGAAAAAGGAgcattcttatttttttctgagtttaaaaattttcccAATATAGACTGAATATCACCTATAACTTTGTTATTGTTCCCACTTTTATTCTCgtccttattattattattaagatGTCCGAGCAACTCTGTTAAATGCTCCAAAGGATTTGAACCCTTCCCACCACTACCATCCCCACTATTTTTACCTCCTAAATTTCCAAGCAAGCTTGTTAAATGTTCCATAGGATTTGAATCCTTCCCGCCACTACCATCCCCACTATTTTTACCTCCCATATTTCCAAGCAAGCTTGTTAAATGCTCCAATGGATTTGAACCCTTCCCACCACTACCATCCCCACTATTTTTACCACCAAGATGCCCGAGTAACTCTGTTAAATGTTCCATTGGGTTTGAGCCCTTCCCACCACTACCATCCCCACTATTTTTACCACCAAGATGCCCGAGTAACTCTGTTAAATGTTCCATTGGGTTTGAGCCCTTCCCGCCACTACCATCCCCACTATTTTTACCTCCTAAATTTCCAAGCAAGCTTGTTAAATGTTCCATAGGATTTGAATCCTTCCCGCCACTACCATCCCCACTATTTTTACCTCCCATATTTCCAAGCAAGCTTGTTAAATGCTCCAATGGATTTGAACCCTTCCCACCACTACCATCCCCACTATTTTTACCACCAAGATGCCCGAGTAACTCTGTTAAATGTTCCATTGGGTTTGAGCCCTTCCCACCACTACCATCCCCACTATTTTTACCACCAAGATGCCCGAGTAACTCTGTTAAATGTTCCATTGGGTTTGATGTCTCCATTCCAGCTTGGTTCCTGAGCCACTACCATCCCCACTATTTTTACCTCCCATTCCACGGCCACTACCATCCCCACTATTTTTACCTCCCATATTTCCAAGAAAGCTTGTTAAATGTTCCATAGGATTTGAACCCTTCCCACCACTACCATCCCCACTATTTTTACCTCCCATATTTCCAAGCAAGCTTGTTAAATGTTCCATAGGATTTGAACCCTTCCCACCACTACCATCCCCACTATTTTTACCTCCCATATTTCCAAGCAAGCTTGTTAAATGTTCCATAGGATTTGAACCCTTCCCACCACTACCATCCCCACTATTTTTACCTCCTAAATTTCCAAGTAAGCTTGTTAAATGTTCAAGTGGATGGGCTGCTTTACCATTTGCACCGTTATCTTTATTATGACTTGCATCATTTGTA
Proteins encoded:
- the PmUG01_09032700 gene encoding conserved Plasmodium protein, unknown function encodes the protein MNIFSKCVCLYSFISVYVTCLNENNKSNSNNVNNGKTNQNSGGVDLSNLGDLLNAYKGNNNKDNLNNSGSNNNSNNNSNINRNNNSNNSNNSNNSNNSNNSNNSNNINNNNNNNNNNNNNNNNNNNNNNNNNNNNNNNNNNSSSTNNNNLDMLKNVLNSNGSSNANLENLMNLFNSFSNKGNSDHTNDASHNKDNGANGKAAHPLEHLTSLLGNLGGKNSGDGSGGKGSNPMEHLTSLLGNMGGKNSGDGSGGKGSNPMEHLTSLLGNMGGKNSGDGSGGKGSNPMEHLTSFLGNMGGKNSGDGSGRGMGELLGHLGGKNSGDGSGGKGSNPMEHLTELLGHLGGKNSGDGSGGKGSNPLEHLTSLLGNMGGKNSGDGSGGKDSNPMEHLTSLLGNLGGKNSGDGSGGKGSNPMEHLTELLGHLGGKNSGDGSGGKGSNPMEHLTELLGHLGGKNSGDGSGGKGSNPLEHLTSLLGNMGGKNSGDGSGGKDSNPMEHLTSLLGNLGGKNSGDGSGGKGSNPLEHLTELLGHLNNNNKDENKSGNNNKVIGDIQSILGKFLNSEKNKNAPFSLDKSVTDGSTKSKESILLEYNKKERDLINELQNLIKKSKENMNNKELNEKNEKLKTFFSSLRDKYNPYSYERKLLDDLISENDIKNKYNIDDSFEKNIFIHEKDDVVYEQMSDAEKEKKTEMFEDINELDEHETVESGSINSNMLRKNKMENASVLRGLISGESDNLHECNCSSHKNKNCIFSYINYSNLEYMLESLDIDVKSMVKEHIDSYKNAKHHFKKSDSFLVPLLPLNVKSNIQNTSKYILRVPRVLFLSTKKAFSTSLDRYFFNLYDVMENQLKWNTYIWGYGFKHYPLFFSKNLHTLLHNYDKQIGSEPFDLIFVHSSFVSNYYNHYFFLKNMPKLTTLIFISDGWDNNVKNTYLNLFPHIFFQNQVNIFEYNPISSIDTAAERRKLHNSLWNKVSNSRTNDIITNKHKKKKEGKKGSSSPGDDTEEETLDKDDPNSGYYNSMNGTNNDYNDDDDDDNKTLWAFLPHAVNPCCFKKFDKCFEVKENEPNNRGGISPTYYYDLARKIGNRHNPSVELSYSLLDLFLPVCTFKDPSSLFNSFTRDIDILYLYNTTSSNYNDFLIQKIMDYIYNKNMNNLKDKIYKYEVDLYYWKVWGLQTTHKLIKNKMKEYYNILQRSKVCVISSKFAGMLNKTVIDAMLNGCVVITDKGHNKDVNKFLVTTRIPYEYYEISDLIYNNENMNSLAANLVEKINTTLDQVNKGKKNTMKIEAFKMVLNTYTYPGVILNWILPTLYFHYNKEKYELINNYFVLPQYFDKVISKSLKTTSAKREKIIANIDLSLQEDLIMNNNEVATWYIIWIVIFVVVLFYIIRNSNILSLIFKQRKLHL